The Gordonia sp. KTR9 genome contains a region encoding:
- a CDS encoding arsenate-mycothiol transferase ArsC — translation MPDPYDVLFVCVSNRGKSVMAEHLTSTVTDRIAASSAGTGAKIGGQVNELSAQVLAEVGADVTGHQPRQLTDELMRAADLVVVVGTAEVTPPEGVDVEVWNTVEPSARGVDGIERMRLIRDDITARIRDLAGRLDR, via the coding sequence ATGCCTGACCCATACGACGTGCTGTTCGTCTGCGTGAGCAACCGCGGCAAATCCGTGATGGCCGAACACCTCACGTCAACGGTCACCGACCGGATCGCCGCCTCGTCGGCCGGCACCGGCGCGAAGATCGGCGGCCAGGTCAACGAATTGTCCGCCCAGGTGCTCGCTGAGGTCGGCGCCGACGTCACCGGACATCAACCGCGGCAACTCACCGACGAACTGATGCGCGCGGCGGATCTGGTCGTGGTGGTCGGGACCGCCGAGGTCACTCCGCCGGAGGGGGTCGACGTCGAGGTGTGGAACACCGTCGAACCCTCCGCTCGAGGCGTCGACGGCATCGAGCGGATGCGGCTGATCCGCGACGACATCACCGCACGCATCCGCGACCTCGCCGGCCGTCTGGACCGATAG
- a CDS encoding DUF222 domain-containing protein, translating to MQFGGDGAATSGERLEAESSLPAALSDFELSPGELVDVITHCASITSAASYRLLTAASLLHEERELDYQLRRTEHHDGQAPSEDELHRRAADAAAGIDPYAEYGPDGFDQATAELGAALMIPAAQARDLIRVGDVLRYRLMLTGNTLACARIDQRRFTIAMKRTDFVPDADMQTVDAHLAEAILARPPMSTTQFTILVDSIVAKHAPDAVRRRRERAGDDRKIIIAPDRFTPGQSRITGTLPITDAAELNTQLDAMAAAVHHDDPRTTQQRRVDALIALAAHLDVLPCRCPHCAPAPVDLDDPQAETGLETDGLDAGPTSDAGYAPVPVPVPVPVPVPTFHIVVNLSTLLGRDDDPGFLDGHGLIDADTMRSLLADAQRSFVNADAGADAAAGSRYAPSRKLQTLVRCGELCCTFPGCNSPVWTADLDHTIGVRPRITTGRWSDVAAQPQAAVPFSPPDQDLRHVEGLPGRVHDSLVPVTDRTHLRRQRVQRPRPVRLPRSRTPA from the coding sequence ATGCAGTTCGGGGGTGACGGCGCAGCCACTTCGGGCGAGAGGCTCGAGGCCGAGTCCTCGCTGCCCGCAGCGCTTTCCGACTTCGAGTTGTCTCCCGGGGAGCTCGTCGACGTCATCACCCACTGCGCGTCGATCACCTCCGCGGCCTCCTACCGGCTCCTGACTGCGGCGAGCCTGCTGCACGAAGAACGCGAACTCGACTACCAGCTGCGCCGCACCGAACACCACGACGGCCAGGCCCCGTCCGAAGACGAACTGCACCGGCGCGCGGCCGACGCCGCCGCCGGGATCGATCCGTACGCCGAGTACGGGCCCGATGGATTCGACCAGGCCACCGCCGAACTCGGTGCCGCACTGATGATCCCCGCCGCCCAAGCCCGTGACCTCATCCGCGTCGGCGATGTCCTGCGTTACCGGCTCATGCTCACCGGCAACACCCTGGCGTGCGCGCGGATCGACCAGCGACGTTTCACCATCGCCATGAAGCGCACCGACTTCGTGCCCGATGCCGACATGCAGACCGTCGATGCTCATCTGGCCGAGGCGATCCTGGCCCGCCCACCGATGTCGACCACCCAGTTCACCATCCTGGTCGACTCGATCGTCGCCAAGCATGCCCCCGATGCCGTTCGCCGACGTCGCGAACGCGCCGGCGACGACCGCAAGATCATCATCGCACCCGACCGATTCACACCCGGCCAGTCCCGCATCACCGGCACCCTTCCGATCACCGACGCCGCCGAACTCAACACCCAGCTCGACGCGATGGCCGCCGCAGTGCATCACGACGACCCTCGCACCACACAGCAACGACGCGTCGACGCCCTGATCGCGCTCGCCGCCCACCTCGATGTGCTTCCGTGCCGCTGCCCACACTGCGCGCCCGCACCGGTCGACCTCGACGACCCGCAAGCCGAAACAGGCCTGGAGACAGACGGTCTCGATGCAGGCCCGACATCCGACGCCGGCTATGCGCCTGTGCCTGTGCCGGTGCCGGTGCCGGTACCGGTGCCGACGTTCCACATCGTGGTGAACCTGTCGACGCTGCTCGGCCGCGACGACGACCCCGGGTTCCTCGACGGCCACGGCCTCATCGACGCCGACACCATGCGATCACTGCTCGCCGACGCGCAACGCTCTTTCGTCAACGCCGACGCCGGCGCCGATGCCGCAGCCGGCTCCCGATACGCCCCGAGCCGCAAGCTGCAGACCCTGGTGCGCTGCGGTGAGCTGTGCTGCACCTTCCCCGGCTGCAACTCACCGGTGTGGACGGCCGATCTCGACCACACCATCGGCGTTCGACCACGAATCACCACGGGCCGGTGGTCGGACGTCGCAGCGCAACCTCAAGCCGCTGTGCCGTTTTCACCACCGGATCAAGACCTTCGGCATGTGGAAGGACTACCAGGACGAGTACATGACAGCCTGGTTCCAGTCACCGACCGGACACACCTTCGTCGGCAACGCGTTCAACGGCCGCGACCTGTTCGGCTACCTCGTTCCCGGACGCCCGCCTGA
- a CDS encoding ArsI/CadI family heavy metal resistance metalloenzyme, translating to MSRIQLALNVDDLGAAVEFYAKLFDTAPAKRKPGYANFAIAEPPLKLVLLENPGHGGTINHLGVEVESSEKVHSEIARLSGEGLFTQEEINSTCCFATQDKVWVTGPSDEKWEVYTVLADSETFGVSPKLLEANEVDGDQQGAACCGGASDSPGARTACC from the coding sequence ATGTCCCGTATCCAGCTCGCACTCAATGTCGATGATCTCGGTGCCGCCGTCGAGTTCTACGCCAAGCTGTTCGACACCGCCCCGGCAAAACGGAAGCCCGGTTACGCGAACTTCGCGATCGCCGAACCTCCGTTGAAGCTGGTGCTTCTGGAGAACCCGGGCCACGGCGGCACCATCAACCACCTCGGCGTCGAAGTCGAGTCGAGCGAGAAGGTGCACTCCGAGATCGCCCGACTCTCCGGTGAAGGCCTGTTCACGCAGGAGGAGATCAACTCGACCTGTTGCTTCGCGACCCAGGACAAGGTGTGGGTGACCGGCCCGAGCGACGAGAAATGGGAGGTCTACACCGTGCTCGCCGACTCCGAGACCTTCGGCGTCAGCCCGAAGTTGTTGGAAGCGAACGAAGTCGACGGAGATCAACAGGGCGCGGCGTGTTGCGGTGGCGCCTCCGATTCACCCGGCGCCCGCACGGCCTGCTGCTGA
- a CDS encoding winged helix DNA-binding domain-containing protein — MTARPVITDAQRRARLMRRAHLDASSRAVDAVEAAATMVGLHATTPSTVHLAAWARVGPGFARHSVDAALYEARTLVKHLAMRRTLFVFPRDVLAESVGALGPRISASERTNMLRDLRRSPDFDDPEGWIETARQAVLAELAGGESLTSTELRERLPALDGYISHGAGTAWAGRAPMGPRVLNMLDAEGAIVRGPNRLGWHLSRPAWTSMPLWLGEALPSISVHDGHCALIGRWLRTYGPGTETDLAWWLGSTKTAVRAALAELDTTQVDLEGGGVGHVLPDDVPDASDDEVEPQAVLLPELDPTTMGYKERGFYLGGHAAEVFDSAGNGGQTAWWDGRIVGGWYRRADSSIDIIPLEPLPRDARRALDARAEELAAWLGDEPLKTGYAAPYARRL; from the coding sequence ATGACCGCTCGACCGGTGATCACCGACGCACAGCGCCGCGCACGCCTCATGCGCCGGGCGCACCTCGACGCGTCGTCGCGGGCAGTCGACGCGGTCGAGGCGGCCGCCACCATGGTCGGTCTGCACGCCACCACTCCCTCGACGGTCCATCTGGCCGCCTGGGCTCGTGTCGGCCCGGGCTTCGCGCGCCACTCCGTCGACGCCGCCCTCTACGAAGCGCGGACGCTCGTCAAGCACCTCGCGATGCGACGGACCCTGTTCGTGTTCCCGAGGGACGTCCTGGCCGAGTCCGTCGGGGCGTTGGGGCCACGGATCTCGGCCTCCGAGCGCACCAACATGCTGCGCGATCTCCGGCGCAGTCCCGACTTCGACGACCCGGAGGGCTGGATCGAGACCGCCCGGCAGGCGGTCCTGGCCGAACTGGCCGGCGGGGAATCGTTGACCTCCACCGAACTGCGCGAGCGCCTCCCGGCTCTCGACGGTTACATCAGCCACGGCGCGGGCACCGCCTGGGCGGGACGCGCCCCGATGGGTCCGCGGGTGCTGAACATGCTCGACGCCGAAGGCGCGATCGTCCGCGGCCCCAATCGCCTGGGCTGGCATCTGTCGCGGCCGGCCTGGACGTCGATGCCCCTCTGGCTCGGCGAGGCACTGCCGTCGATCAGCGTTCACGACGGGCACTGCGCGCTGATCGGACGCTGGCTGCGCACGTACGGACCCGGCACCGAGACCGACCTGGCCTGGTGGCTGGGGTCGACCAAGACCGCGGTCCGCGCGGCCCTCGCCGAACTCGACACGACCCAGGTCGACCTGGAAGGCGGCGGCGTCGGCCACGTCCTGCCCGACGATGTACCCGATGCCTCGGACGACGAGGTCGAACCGCAAGCTGTTCTGCTGCCCGAACTGGACCCGACCACCATGGGCTACAAGGAGCGCGGCTTCTACCTCGGCGGCCACGCCGCGGAGGTCTTCGACTCCGCGGGCAACGGCGGTCAGACCGCCTGGTGGGACGGCCGCATCGTCGGCGGCTGGTATCGCCGCGCGGACTCGTCGATCGACATCATCCCGCTGGAACCGCTGCCCCGCGATGCGCGTCGCGCGCTCGACGCCCGGGCCGAGGAGCTCGCCGCGTGGCTGGGGGACGAACCGCTGAAGACCGGATACGCCGCTCCCTACGCACGCCGGTTGTGA
- the arsB gene encoding ACR3 family arsenite efflux transporter: MTATDTAVAAKLSMLDRFLPVWIGAAMVAGLLLGRTVPGLGDALAAVEIDGISLPIALGLLIMMYPVLAKVRYDRLDSVTGDRRLLLGSLLLNWIVGPALMFALAWLLLPDLPEYRTGLIIVGLARCIAMVIIWNDLACGDREAAAVLVALNSVFQVIMFAVLGWFYLSVLPGWLGLEQTTIDTSPWQIAKSVLIFLGIPLVAGYLTRRIGERARGREWYESSFLPRLGPWALYGLLFTIVILFALQGEQITSHPWDVVRIALPLLIYFAVMWGGGFVLGAAMGLGYARTTTLAFTAAGNNFELAIAVAIATYGATSGQALAGVIGPLIEVPVLVALVYVSLALRKRFTGVIDPTKEPVRDA, encoded by the coding sequence ATGACCGCCACCGACACCGCGGTCGCGGCGAAGCTGTCGATGCTGGACCGGTTCCTGCCGGTGTGGATCGGCGCGGCGATGGTCGCGGGCCTGCTGCTGGGCCGCACCGTTCCCGGCCTGGGAGACGCGCTGGCGGCCGTGGAGATCGACGGCATCTCGCTGCCGATCGCTCTCGGACTGCTGATCATGATGTATCCGGTGCTGGCCAAGGTGCGCTACGACCGACTCGACTCGGTCACCGGCGATCGTCGCCTGCTGCTGGGATCGCTGCTGCTGAACTGGATCGTCGGACCCGCGTTGATGTTCGCGCTGGCCTGGCTTCTTCTCCCGGACCTACCGGAGTACCGGACCGGACTGATCATCGTCGGTCTGGCGCGCTGTATCGCGATGGTCATCATCTGGAACGACCTGGCGTGCGGCGACCGCGAGGCGGCGGCCGTCCTCGTCGCACTGAACTCGGTGTTCCAGGTGATCATGTTCGCCGTGCTGGGCTGGTTCTACCTCTCGGTGCTACCCGGATGGCTCGGCCTGGAACAGACGACCATCGACACCTCGCCGTGGCAGATCGCGAAGTCGGTGCTGATCTTCCTCGGAATCCCCTTGGTTGCCGGCTATCTCACCCGCCGCATCGGCGAACGGGCCAGAGGCCGCGAATGGTACGAGTCCTCGTTCCTCCCGCGATTGGGGCCGTGGGCCCTCTACGGCCTGCTGTTCACCATCGTCATCCTGTTCGCCTTGCAGGGGGAGCAGATCACCTCTCACCCGTGGGACGTCGTGCGGATCGCGCTGCCGCTGCTGATCTACTTCGCGGTGATGTGGGGTGGCGGATTCGTCCTCGGCGCCGCGATGGGGCTGGGTTACGCACGGACCACCACGCTGGCGTTCACCGCCGCCGGCAACAACTTCGAGCTCGCCATCGCCGTTGCGATCGCGACCTATGGTGCGACCTCCGGTCAGGCTCTTGCCGGAGTCATCGGCCCACTCATCGAGGTGCCCGTCCTCGTCGCGCTCGTGTACGTCTCCCTCGCGCTGCGCAAGAGGTTCACCGGAGTCATCGATCCGACCAAGGAGCCGGTACGTGATGCCTGA
- a CDS encoding ArsR/SmtB family transcription factor, giving the protein MSNQNLLSPVGRGLSTDQAETATPVLKALADPVRLRLLSEIAAHPGAEACVCDISGPFDVSQPTISHHLKVLREAGLITGERRATWVYYRVNTDALQQLSDLLGGLASVVGEARSCEVRP; this is encoded by the coding sequence ATGTCGAATCAGAACCTGCTGTCGCCGGTCGGGCGCGGCTTGAGCACCGACCAGGCGGAGACGGCCACGCCGGTGCTGAAAGCACTCGCGGATCCGGTTCGGTTGCGGTTGCTGTCGGAGATCGCCGCGCATCCGGGAGCCGAAGCGTGCGTGTGCGACATCTCCGGACCGTTCGACGTCTCACAACCGACGATCTCGCACCACCTCAAGGTGCTGCGGGAGGCGGGTCTCATCACCGGTGAGCGTCGGGCGACCTGGGTGTACTATCGCGTGAACACCGATGCGCTACAACAGCTTTCCGATCTGCTGGGCGGTCTCGCGTCGGTGGTGGGGGAGGCCCGGTCGTGCGAGGTAAGGCCATGA
- a CDS encoding carboxylesterase/lipase family protein: MTHDEPGTPTISPAAGGGATGTRPLAHTRVGTFRGVVGEMADVWRGIRYARPPVGDLRWRRAVPLEESDAPKDVVDASTFGAVCPQQLNPAVRLGPDVVMDEDCLFLNVWTPPGASEHADDAVGLPVMVWLHGGAYVLGSGGQPFYEGSNLAATGDVVVVTLNYRLGVLGFADLSSIDERFESNAGLSDVLTALRWVHDHIAAFGGDPDKVTVFGESAGAGLVTALLTMPAAAGLFGRAIAQSSPVTSMYGADRAARVAEQLLEVAGIDASELDTREIVGRLDELDGMTCSAITTALFEKVPGETPGTIAFAPVIDGDLLPEHPLDVYRAGRAHPVPLIIGTNRDEANLFKYMKSPLMPITTADIERMFAGMAKEYPDVVLPERAQVLSAYSGLRPKVTGLGVARDVAFRMPTLWLAEAHARTAPVYVYRYDWTTRMFRLLGLGAAHATEVPYVWGNLGAGPRDITFLLGGRKQGEAVSERMVRRWTAFAHGQEPDTGSLGDHWPTYDTGHRPVLRIDAEDRVVQNLDGDIWEAWGDEVLGFR; encoded by the coding sequence ATGACGCACGACGAACCGGGCACCCCCACGATCTCGCCGGCCGCAGGGGGAGGGGCGACCGGAACCCGCCCGCTGGCCCACACCCGTGTCGGTACCTTCCGCGGGGTCGTCGGCGAGATGGCCGATGTGTGGCGGGGCATCCGGTACGCCCGCCCGCCGGTGGGGGACCTCCGCTGGCGTCGGGCGGTTCCGCTGGAGGAGAGTGACGCGCCGAAGGACGTCGTGGATGCCTCGACCTTCGGTGCGGTGTGCCCGCAGCAGCTGAATCCCGCGGTGCGGCTCGGGCCCGACGTGGTCATGGACGAGGACTGCCTGTTCCTCAACGTGTGGACCCCGCCGGGTGCCTCGGAGCACGCCGACGACGCCGTCGGACTCCCGGTCATGGTGTGGCTGCACGGCGGCGCCTACGTGCTGGGGTCGGGCGGGCAGCCGTTCTATGAGGGCTCGAATCTCGCCGCCACCGGCGACGTGGTCGTCGTGACGCTCAACTACCGGCTCGGTGTGCTCGGCTTCGCCGACCTGTCCTCGATCGACGAGCGTTTCGAGTCGAACGCCGGACTCAGCGACGTGCTGACGGCACTGCGTTGGGTCCACGACCACATTGCCGCGTTCGGCGGCGACCCCGACAAGGTGACGGTGTTCGGTGAGTCGGCCGGGGCCGGACTGGTCACCGCACTGCTCACCATGCCTGCCGCGGCGGGGCTCTTCGGCCGGGCGATCGCGCAGAGTTCGCCGGTGACGTCGATGTACGGAGCCGACCGGGCAGCGCGGGTCGCCGAGCAACTGCTCGAGGTCGCCGGGATCGATGCGAGTGAACTCGACACCCGCGAGATCGTCGGACGGCTCGACGAACTCGACGGCATGACGTGTTCGGCGATCACCACCGCGCTGTTCGAGAAGGTTCCCGGTGAGACGCCCGGAACCATCGCCTTCGCGCCGGTCATCGACGGCGATCTGCTGCCCGAGCACCCTCTCGACGTCTATCGGGCCGGTCGCGCGCATCCGGTGCCGCTGATCATCGGGACCAACCGCGACGAGGCAAACCTGTTCAAGTACATGAAGTCTCCGCTCATGCCGATCACGACCGCCGACATCGAGCGCATGTTCGCCGGGATGGCGAAGGAGTATCCCGACGTCGTCCTACCCGAGCGAGCCCAGGTGCTCTCGGCGTATTCGGGCCTGCGCCCCAAGGTCACCGGGCTCGGGGTTGCCCGCGACGTGGCGTTCCGCATGCCCACGCTGTGGCTCGCCGAGGCACACGCCCGCACCGCACCGGTCTACGTGTACCGCTACGACTGGACGACCCGGATGTTCCGGCTCCTCGGTCTCGGCGCCGCCCACGCCACCGAGGTTCCCTACGTGTGGGGCAACCTCGGTGCCGGCCCGCGGGACATCACCTTCCTCCTCGGTGGGCGCAAGCAGGGAGAAGCGGTGTCGGAGAGGATGGTTCGACGATGGACCGCGTTCGCGCACGGACAGGAGCCCGACACCGGATCGCTCGGGGATCACTGGCCGACCTACGACACCGGACATCGTCCGGTGCTGCGTATCGATGCCGAGGATCGGGTCGTGCAGAATCTCGACGGCGACATCTGGGAGGCGTGGGGCGACGAGGTGCTCGGCTTCCGCTGA
- a CDS encoding nSTAND1 domain-containing NTPase, with translation MDFGEALARLFVQAGRPTLRASATRARVSAQRISDWRNGRHLPRDFATVEPLLVWLTARAVAAGADDVLTIRQWREMWDHRTPDEARAEEPSVPQQARPFAGLATLTAADSQMYFGRDDVVGTLVDAILAARKGPPPLPPASRLVVVTGVSGSGKSSLLRAGLARDARLAPPRLGEITPGGLAIADPVEPEVTDAPAPTPPTTTEQAVIVIDQFENVFSLEDSLRAETLREVEELAHDTVVVVGVRADFFSQCVEHPFLADAWQHRCVIVSEMTRTQLREVITAPVRLAGGRIETGLADVMITELYEASTGGDRAGRLPLLAHVLQATWARRSGNRMTLSGYRATGGIARAVADTAEAAWAAIDPRHRDLARAVLLALVHVGPAGIALRVPLSTATLANRFPPEVATVIDEFAQARLLTVSTDSVMLVHDVVLTAWPRLAEWIADDTDNHLWRQQLDADSAAWLANGRGRSFLYTGSRLDDAKRRRRTLRSDYLHLLSKENDAFLDAAVAMQQRRRLTRIGAVSVIVVLAIAATITAAIGFRQAHDLRQQRNAAERSALLSHIDSMQFSNPSLAARLLLVAHRIYPDDPTVESRLRGAATTPLVTPLTGHTGPVYDLSFDRTGTRLASASGDRTVRVWTRSGSSDYRESAVLRGFGNYVTSTDFHPTRQLLASSSGDGSVRMWDLTDASNPRATTTVSPGHGTVYMVRFSADGRTLAASSDDGTITVYAVSPTGSVRETAVLRGHTAAARTLSFSPDGRTLASGGDDRTVRLWTTGESPQLLGPPLTGFPSITHAVAFSPDSRSLAVTGDSPNAQLWDVADPLAPRPLSTSLPNSTAGSWSIAFDSSGSQLASARADGLVRVWNTANPTSPTLQWALQTTSEQGSVRTFSARFDPSGDQLVSGRSDGTIDVWSLPGRTEPDRGGTITGLDTDAAQRVLATVGSDTTLNLWTTSGGLTLRSRTPIQRRVNDHPRVSLNGPGTLAATANNNGGLVELWDITDTAAPRRAAALGVATRYSFPVVFAPSGNLLATGDTDTTVALWDTSDPRSPRRVGAPLRGPTDLIRNVAFSPDGTRLALTSDDKRVYLYDLTSSSPDPVDVITDEAPIAQAAFDDGGVLVVASRDLSTWRLPPVGSDAEPELLDRQEDMFASTVSMAPNRLAVGTATHELISFALDDDGQLTDRQPVGTLLATTDTTTTWQLPVQLPSDEEIISGGDTTGNVYLHTLDLDVARDWICASTAPLTDAQRDAYLPHVDVRSNCGRD, from the coding sequence GTGGATTTCGGTGAGGCTCTCGCGCGACTGTTCGTGCAGGCAGGCCGTCCCACACTGCGGGCGTCGGCGACACGGGCGCGGGTCTCGGCACAGCGGATCAGCGACTGGCGCAACGGGCGGCATCTCCCCCGGGACTTCGCGACCGTCGAACCGCTGCTCGTCTGGCTGACCGCCCGGGCTGTCGCCGCCGGCGCCGACGACGTCCTCACCATCCGGCAATGGCGAGAGATGTGGGACCACCGGACGCCCGACGAGGCCCGCGCGGAAGAGCCGTCCGTACCGCAGCAGGCACGACCGTTCGCCGGTCTCGCCACGTTGACCGCAGCCGACAGCCAGATGTACTTCGGCCGCGACGACGTCGTCGGCACCCTCGTCGACGCGATCCTGGCGGCACGCAAGGGACCGCCGCCCCTGCCTCCCGCGTCCCGGCTCGTCGTGGTGACCGGGGTGTCGGGATCGGGCAAGTCGTCGCTGCTGCGTGCCGGCCTCGCGCGGGACGCCCGGTTGGCCCCGCCCCGACTCGGCGAGATCACCCCGGGAGGCCTCGCCATCGCGGACCCGGTGGAACCGGAGGTCACCGACGCGCCGGCTCCGACGCCGCCGACGACGACCGAGCAGGCGGTCATCGTCATCGACCAGTTCGAGAACGTCTTCTCCCTCGAGGACTCGCTGCGGGCCGAGACGCTGCGCGAGGTCGAGGAACTCGCGCACGACACCGTCGTCGTGGTCGGTGTGCGAGCCGATTTCTTCAGTCAGTGCGTCGAGCACCCGTTCCTCGCCGACGCATGGCAACACCGCTGCGTGATCGTCTCGGAGATGACGCGCACGCAGTTGCGCGAGGTCATCACCGCACCCGTCCGTCTCGCCGGCGGCCGGATCGAGACCGGACTCGCCGACGTCATGATCACCGAGCTGTACGAGGCGTCGACGGGCGGCGACCGGGCCGGCCGGCTGCCGTTGCTCGCGCACGTCCTGCAGGCGACCTGGGCGCGCCGCAGCGGCAACCGGATGACCCTGTCCGGCTACCGGGCAACCGGCGGTATCGCCCGCGCCGTCGCCGACACCGCGGAGGCCGCCTGGGCGGCGATCGACCCGCGGCATCGAGACCTCGCGCGCGCCGTCCTGCTCGCCCTCGTGCACGTCGGTCCGGCCGGGATCGCGCTGCGCGTGCCGCTGTCCACGGCGACCCTCGCGAACCGGTTCCCTCCCGAGGTCGCCACGGTCATCGACGAGTTCGCCCAGGCCAGGCTGCTCACGGTCTCCACCGACTCGGTGATGCTCGTGCACGACGTCGTGCTGACCGCGTGGCCACGTCTGGCCGAGTGGATCGCCGACGACACCGACAACCACCTGTGGCGTCAGCAGCTCGACGCCGACAGCGCGGCGTGGCTCGCCAACGGCCGGGGGCGGTCGTTCCTCTACACCGGGTCGCGTCTCGACGACGCCAAGCGCCGGCGGCGGACCCTCCGCAGTGACTATCTGCACCTGCTCAGCAAGGAGAACGACGCATTCCTCGACGCCGCGGTCGCCATGCAGCAGCGGCGACGCCTCACCCGCATCGGTGCGGTGTCGGTCATCGTCGTGCTGGCGATCGCGGCGACGATCACCGCGGCGATCGGGTTCCGGCAGGCCCACGACCTGCGTCAACAGCGAAACGCCGCCGAACGGTCGGCACTGCTGTCCCACATCGACAGCATGCAGTTCTCGAACCCGTCGCTGGCGGCGCGGCTGCTGCTCGTCGCGCACCGGATCTATCCCGACGACCCGACGGTGGAGAGCCGCCTGCGCGGGGCCGCGACGACTCCGCTCGTGACACCCCTGACCGGTCACACCGGCCCGGTCTACGACCTGTCCTTCGACCGGACGGGCACCCGGCTCGCGTCGGCGAGCGGCGACCGGACCGTGCGCGTCTGGACTCGGTCCGGTTCGTCGGACTACCGGGAGTCCGCGGTCCTGCGCGGCTTCGGCAACTACGTCACGAGCACCGACTTCCACCCGACGCGGCAGCTGCTGGCGAGCAGCAGCGGCGACGGCTCCGTTCGCATGTGGGACCTGACCGACGCGTCGAACCCGCGCGCGACGACGACGGTCTCACCCGGCCACGGCACGGTCTACATGGTGCGGTTCTCCGCCGACGGCCGCACCCTGGCCGCGTCGTCGGACGACGGCACCATCACCGTGTACGCGGTCTCCCCGACCGGTTCGGTCCGGGAGACGGCCGTGCTGCGCGGTCACACCGCCGCGGCGCGGACCCTGTCCTTCAGCCCCGACGGTCGCACCCTGGCCAGCGGCGGCGACGACCGGACCGTGCGCCTGTGGACCACCGGCGAATCACCGCAACTCCTGGGTCCCCCGCTCACCGGTTTCCCCAGCATCACCCACGCCGTCGCCTTCAGCCCCGACAGTCGATCCCTCGCGGTCACCGGCGACAGCCCCAACGCCCAACTGTGGGATGTCGCCGACCCGCTCGCGCCCCGCCCGTTGAGCACCTCCCTGCCCAACAGCACGGCGGGGTCGTGGTCCATCGCCTTCGACAGCTCGGGTTCGCAGCTGGCCTCCGCCCGCGCCGACGGTCTCGTCCGGGTGTGGAACACCGCCAATCCCACCTCGCCGACCCTGCAGTGGGCGCTGCAGACCACCTCCGAGCAGGGGTCGGTGCGGACCTTCTCCGCCCGCTTCGACCCCAGCGGCGACCAGCTCGTGTCCGGTCGTTCCGACGGCACCATCGACGTCTGGAGCCTGCCCGGCCGGACCGAACCCGATCGGGGCGGGACGATCACGGGGCTGGACACCGACGCCGCGCAACGAGTCCTCGCGACGGTCGGCTCCGACACGACCCTGAACCTGTGGACGACGTCCGGCGGCCTCACCCTGCGCTCGCGAACGCCGATCCAGCGCCGGGTCAACGACCATCCGCGTGTCAGCCTCAACGGCCCGGGCACCCTGGCCGCGACCGCCAACAACAACGGCGGGCTCGTCGAGCTCTGGGACATCACCGACACCGCGGCCCCTCGACGCGCCGCGGCCCTCGGGGTCGCCACCCGCTACTCCTTCCCGGTCGTCTTCGCGCCGTCGGGGAACCTGCTCGCGACCGGCGACACGGATACCACCGTGGCCCTGTGGGACACCTCGGACCCCCGCTCCCCGCGACGGGTGGGTGCACCTCTGCGCGGACCGACCGACCTCATCCGCAACGTCGCGTTCAGCCCCGACGGCACGCGGCTCGCGCTGACCTCCGACGACAAGCGCGTCTACCTGTACGACCTGACGTCGTCGAGTCCGGACCCGGTCGACGTCATCACCGACGAGGCGCCCATCGCCCAAGCCGCCTTCGACGACGGCGGTGTGCTGGTGGTCGCCTCCCGCGACCTGTCCACCTGGCGCCTGCCGCCGGTCGGCTCCGACGCCGAACCGGAACTGCTCGACCGGCAGGAGGACATGTTCGCCTCGACGGTCTCGATGGCGCCCAACCGCCTCGCGGTGGGCACCGCGACGCACGAGCTGATCAGCTTCGCGCTCGACGACGACGGTCAGCTCACCGATCGGCAACCGGTCGGGACATTGCTCGCCACCACCGACACCACCACCACCTGGCAGCTACCGGTCCAGCTCCCGTCCGACGAGGAGATCATCTCCGGCGGGGACACGACCGGGAACGTCTACCTGCACACGCTCGACCTCGATGTGGCCCGCGACTGGATCTGCGCGAGCACCGCACCCCTCACCGACGCGCAGCGCGACGCCTATCTCCCGCACGTCGACGTCCGTTCGAATTGCGGTCGGGACTGA